The following are from one region of the Myotis daubentonii chromosome 2, mMyoDau2.1, whole genome shotgun sequence genome:
- the LOC132227029 gene encoding apolipoprotein L2-like has product MISSNLLFSFHLEGKDFVDAIEYLMDPRNKEKLQCLLSDESWERFVAVAKLSRDEADALYADLRELEALMAEEDKDMPSAEQLHGESFMKEFPQVKQDLEERIGKLYALADEVDKVHRDCTISKVAASSTGAVSSILTIVGLSLAPVTLGASLVLSATGIGLGAAAAVTGVTTGIVEASKNASAKAKARRLVPTGSDTEKVVEKVLSRSTTKIAFLAPKCFQSVKNIVKNARAFNLAKSNPVLAAEATGVMSTGAVSAQGGKQLQKAFGGTALAMSKGVRIAGIAAAGVFLLMDVVNIVRESVHLHKGAKARSAKELRQQAQELERRLEELTRIHTSLQEDLTS; this is encoded by the exons ATGATTTCTTCtaaccttcttttttcttttcatctagAGGGCAAAGACTTTGTTGATGCCATTGAGTATTTAATGGACCCAAGGAACAAAGAGAAACTGCAGTGCCTGCTGAGTGATGAATCCTGGGAGAGATTTGTGGCTGTGGCCAAGCTGTCCAG GGATGAGGCAGATGCACTCTATGCAGACTTGCGCGAGCTGGAAGCACTCATGGCCGAGGAGGACAAAGACATGCCCTCAGCAGAGCAGCTGCATGGGGAGAGCTTTATGAAGGAGTTTCCTCAAGTGAAACAGGACCTTGAGGAACGCATAGGAAAGCTCTATGCACTTGCGGATGAGGTGGACAAGGTGCACAGGGACTGCACCATCTCTAAAGTGGCGGCCTCTTCCACCGGCGCTGTGTCTAGCATCCTGACCATCGTTGGCCTGTCTCTGGCACCTGTGACACTAGGAGCTAGTTTGGTGCTTTCGGCAACTGGGATCGGActgggggcagcagctgctgtgaCCGGTGTGACCACTGGCATCGTGGAAGCCTCAAAGAACGCGTCAGCTAAAGCAAAAGCCAGGCGCCTAGTGCCAACCGGCAGTGACACAGAGAAGGTGGTCGAGAAGGTTCTAAGTCGCAGCACAACCAAAATTGCTTTCTTAGCACCGAAGTGCTTCCAATCCGTGAAAAATATTGTGAAGAATGCCCGTGCCTTCAATCTGGCCAAATCCAATCCTGTCTTAGCAGCTGAGGCCACGGGCGTCATGAGCACGGGGGCAGTGTCAGCCCAAGGTGGCAAGCAGCTGCAGAAAGCTTTTGGAGGCACTGCTCTGGCCATGAGCAAAGGAGTCAGAATCGCTGGGATCGCTGCTGCAGGTGTTTTCCTTCTCATGGATGTAGTGAACATAGTGAGAGAGTCAGTGCACTTACATAAGGGCGCAAAGGCTCGGTCAGCTAAAGAGTTGAGGCAGCAGGCCCAGGAGCTGGAGAGGAGGTTGGAAGAACTCACCCGCATTCACACAAGTCTACAGGAGGACCTGACTTCATGA